In one window of Vibrio sp. JC009 DNA:
- the arcC gene encoding carbamate kinase codes for MTKQTVVVALGGNALLRRAEPLEAETQRQNIAVAAKTIAGIAKEYNVVLVHGNGPQVGLLALQGLEYKKVSPYPLDVLGSETQGMIGYMLMQELKNILPEQEVTCMLTQMTVDPKDPAFADPTKPIGPVYCEAEAREMAEKYHWTVKPDGQHYRRVVPSPLPTGIVEHEAITSLISQEHLVICTGGGGIPVKVEEGKLTGVEAVIDKDMSAAFLAKQLAADALLILTDADAVYLDWGKPTQEALSKTTPAELSKFEFDAGSMGPKIDASCEFIKSGGKLVGIGSLEDGLRILKGEAGTNIIAK; via the coding sequence ATGACAAAACAAACGGTTGTAGTGGCACTCGGCGGCAACGCCCTGCTGCGCAGAGCTGAACCTCTGGAAGCGGAAACCCAGCGCCAGAATATCGCTGTCGCAGCAAAAACCATTGCCGGTATCGCTAAGGAGTACAATGTGGTACTTGTGCATGGCAACGGTCCTCAGGTCGGCCTTCTTGCACTTCAGGGGCTGGAATATAAAAAAGTCAGCCCCTACCCGCTGGATGTGCTCGGTTCAGAAACACAGGGCATGATTGGCTATATGCTGATGCAGGAGTTAAAAAACATTCTGCCGGAGCAGGAAGTGACCTGCATGCTTACCCAGATGACGGTCGACCCCAAAGATCCGGCTTTCGCTGATCCGACAAAGCCGATTGGCCCGGTATATTGTGAGGCTGAAGCCCGTGAAATGGCGGAAAAATATCACTGGACGGTTAAGCCAGACGGTCAGCACTACCGGCGTGTGGTTCCCAGCCCGCTTCCCACGGGAATTGTCGAGCATGAAGCCATCACTTCACTAATCAGCCAGGAACATCTGGTGATCTGCACCGGCGGTGGCGGTATCCCGGTAAAAGTTGAAGAGGGTAAGCTTACCGGTGTTGAGGCTGTGATTGATAAAGATATGTCTGCGGCATTTCTGGCAAAACAGCTGGCAGCAGATGCGCTTTTAATTCTCACTGATGCTGACGCCGTTTATCTTGACTGGGGCAAACCGACCCAGGAAGCATTAAGTAAAACCACGCCGGCAGAGCTGAGCAAATTTGAATTTGATGCCGGTTCCATGGGACCGAAAATCGATGCATCCTGTGAGTTTATTAAATCAGGCGGAAAACTGGTGGGTATTGGCTCTCTTGAAGATGGTTTACGCATCTTAAAAGGTGAAGCCGGAACAAATATTATTGCAAAATAA